The Qipengyuania aurantiaca genome contains the following window.
TCGACACCCACGATGACCGTCGCCGGTGCGTAGCTGTTGGGCGGAAGGTAATCGCGGCTCGCCTCGAGCAGCAGGGCTGGCGCAGTCTCAGCCGCACGCGGCTTGCCGTCCTTGCCCGCCTCCGTGCCGAAACTCATCAGGCTGAGCTGGCCGCCCTGCGCCTCCGGCACTCCTCGCGGTGGCTGGACAGTTCCGCCGGTGCCGACGCCGGGGCCATAGGCAGGTGGCGGTGGCAGCGGCGGCGCGGCGGCCGGCGCTTTCGCAGCGTCGCTGAGCTGTGACCGCAGATTGGCATTCTCGGCCGAGATCGCGTCGATCGCCGCCTGGCCGTCGGAGCGCATCTGCGCGTTCTCGCTGCGCAGCGCTTCGAGTTCCTGTTCGATCTCGGGGCGTGGGAGCTGGGCTTGCTGCAGATCCTTGATCGCACGACCCTGTGCATCGAGCCGGTTGCCGTAGCTCGCAACGAATTCGCGCTGCGAGAGGTTGCGATTGACGAGGCCGCCGGTGTCGATCGTCGCCGCACCATTGGCATCACTGCCGCCCTCGTCGCCGTCGCCGCCGAAGATGAACATCCCGCCGCCGATGAGCGCGATGGCTCCGATCCCGGCGAGCAGCATCTTCTGGCGCTGCGCGATCTGCGAATTGAGGTTGCGCCGTCCGCTTTCGCGCGCTTCTGGCGAGCCCGGCAGAGGCCTCTTTTCGGCATCCTTCTGTGTTGCCTCGGCCATCAGTCGAGCCCTCCCCTGGCAAAGACAAGGAAGGCACTGGTCGCTTCACCGGGAGCGAGTGCATCTCGGCCATAGGCGAAGGCGAGCGCGCCTGCGGGACCTTCGCGCTCGGAGCCAAGCGCAAGGCTTTCCTGGCCAAGGTTGCGTACGAGGAAGCGCTGTCCGGTGAGTTCATCGCCCTGGTATTCGGCGACCAGCTGGACCTCGATCCCGCCGGTGCGGCGCGGAGCAGACAGTTCAGCGCGAGCGGTGAACCCGGGCAGGACGGCATCGCTCGCCATCGCCTCGATCAGGCGGATCGCGGCGTCCTCGGGTCCGGTCTCGGTCTCCCAGTCGGCAGCTTCGTTTTTCGCGAGCGCGGGATTGGTGATGAAGAGCTGGGTCGCTTCCTCGCCGCCGAGGCGGCAGGCGAACTTGTAGACGTAGCCCGCCTCGCTGGTCGCAAAGAAGCTGACCCGGGCAGCGGCAAATTGCGGGGGCACGGAGATATAGATGTCTCCACGCACCGGCTCGTGCGTCACCTGGAAGTCGTTGTAGGGAAAGCCGCTCGCGATCTTCGAGACATTGGCAAAGCCGTCATCGATGAGCGCGATCCGCGTGAGTTCGCCGCGAGCGAGCTCGCAGTCGATGGTCGCATTGTCAGCGGCTTCGACGAACTGATCGGCATGCGCCGGGACCGGCGCGAGCGCGAAGGCGAGTACGGCGAGGCCGGTCAGCTTGAGCCCTGGATCGGGGCGCCTTGTCGCGCCGATCGCGAAGCAGGCAAGGCCGGTTCCGGCAAGCGCAGCAGCGAGGGGAGATGGGAGAAGGCTCATTGGCCGGGTTCCTCCTTGTCGGTGGGAAGTTGCTCGAAGCCGGCGAGCGCGAGGCTGAGACCACGCTTCGACCAGCGGAAACGGAAGGAGCGGCGCTGGCTCGCGATCACTTGCGCGCCGACAAAAGTCTTGAGAGTGCCGGTAACGGTCGAGGTCAGGGCCTTTGGATCGACATGCATTTCCGCGATCACGAAGGCCTGGCTGATGTCCGAGCCGCGCTGTTCCTCGACGATTCTGACGAGCTCGGCCTTGAGGCGACCGTGCGCGGCGGGATCGGCGAGCTTCAGGATGTTCGCCATCCAGTAGTCGAGGCTTTCGGGTGCCCGGTTGAGGAGCATCAGCGCCGTGTCGCGGGTGACGAACTCGAGATAGGGCGCGTCGATCCCGCCGCTCGAGACGGTGATTCGCTCGGCGGTAATCGGCACCAGCACAACCTGCTCGTCGCGGGTGACCGCGGCGCCGAGGCTGACCAGCGCGGTCAGGCCCAGGACAGCTGCCAGCACGGCAAAGCGGTTGCGTTGCCGAAGGTAGGTCTGCGCCTGTTCGTGCGCGAATTCTGCTCGCATGGGTCGCCTCCCTCAGCCTGCCAACAGGCGGCAGTGGGAGGGCGGCGTGGCTTTCAGCCCGAGAAAGCTCCCGGGCAGGTACCAGTACGCAGCATGCACCAGTGCCGAA
Protein-coding sequences here:
- a CDS encoding type IV conjugative transfer system protein TraE; its protein translation is MRAEFAHEQAQTYLRQRNRFAVLAAVLGLTALVSLGAAVTRDEQVVLVPITAERITVSSGGIDAPYLEFVTRDTALMLLNRAPESLDYWMANILKLADPAAHGRLKAELVRIVEEQRGSDISQAFVIAEMHVDPKALTSTVTGTLKTFVGAQVIASQRRSFRFRWSKRGLSLALAGFEQLPTDKEEPGQ
- a CDS encoding TraB/VirB10 family protein, which produces MAEATQKDAEKRPLPGSPEARESGRRNLNSQIAQRQKMLLAGIGAIALIGGGMFIFGGDGDEGGSDANGAATIDTGGLVNRNLSQREFVASYGNRLDAQGRAIKDLQQAQLPRPEIEQELEALRSENAQMRSDGQAAIDAISAENANLRSQLSDAAKAPAAAPPLPPPPAYGPGVGTGGTVQPPRGVPEAQGGQLSLMSFGTEAGKDGKPRAAETAPALLLEASRDYLPPNSYAPATVIVGVDASTGVASQSDPLPVVLRITGPARSVMRGNKLLTTDITGCLVNGAARGDLSAEKVYVKLVRMTCAQPGGRFAVSEVKGFISFAGKSGVRGRVVSREGSLVSQALLAGIVGGFGRGFSANANGIFTGQVGANGQREALSPTDILAGGFGQGAGEAADTVSRYLIERAEQYQPVVEMPTGIEVEIVFLDGVHVRSPSK
- a CDS encoding type-F conjugative transfer system secretin TraK; this translates as MSLLPSPLAAALAGTGLACFAIGATRRPDPGLKLTGLAVLAFALAPVPAHADQFVEAADNATIDCELARGELTRIALIDDGFANVSKIASGFPYNDFQVTHEPVRGDIYISVPPQFAAARVSFFATSEAGYVYKFACRLGGEEATQLFITNPALAKNEAADWETETGPEDAAIRLIEAMASDAVLPGFTARAELSAPRRTGGIEVQLVAEYQGDELTGQRFLVRNLGQESLALGSEREGPAGALAFAYGRDALAPGEATSAFLVFARGGLD